From a single Rhodococcus jostii RHA1 genomic region:
- a CDS encoding nuclease-related domain-containing protein, giving the protein MPSGGGAARLSYGHRISAPSRNQRISGRWRRLRRVGCRSSGPGTSTPMSITSLVPLTVQPWHVLHSRALHNTAADADDIVIGPGGVVLVDSKYRSGRFECHPWVAEDGSPAPTGLTTELRSPPIWWDPLCSRPTRSP; this is encoded by the coding sequence ATGCCATCCGGCGGCGGTGCTGCCCGACTGTCGTACGGACATCGAATCTCGGCGCCGTCGCGGAATCAGCGAATCTCGGGCCGCTGGCGACGTTTACGCCGAGTGGGCTGCCGTTCCTCTGGGCCCGGCACATCAACGCCGATGTCGATCACATCGTTAGTGCCTTTGACGGTGCAGCCGTGGCACGTCTTGCACTCTCGGGCGCTGCACAACACTGCCGCTGACGCCGACGACATCGTGATCGGGCCGGGCGGGGTGGTCCTGGTGGACTCGAAGTACCGGTCCGGCCGTTTCGAATGCCACCCCTGGGTAGCCGAAGACGGCTCCCCGGCGCCGACTGGGCTTACAACGGAGCTCCGGTCACCACCGATCTGGTGGGATCCGCTCTGTTCGAGGCCGACAAGATCGCCCTGA
- a CDS encoding Zn-ribbon domain-containing OB-fold protein: MTTTVARTVPRPGPVTTTVTEPYWKCAADGELWIQRCEDCGRCQHYPAGMCRGCWSENLDWIRAAGTGTVWTFTVVSKPGHPAWEQDTPYVLALVELDEGPRMMTNIIDCDPATVHVGQRVQLAPNIPGSEQPPLQFHPQNSLPRS, translated from the coding sequence ATGACCACGACAGTTGCCCGTACGGTGCCGCGGCCGGGTCCGGTGACCACGACCGTGACCGAGCCGTACTGGAAGTGCGCCGCCGACGGTGAACTGTGGATCCAACGGTGTGAGGACTGCGGGCGCTGCCAGCACTACCCCGCCGGGATGTGCCGGGGCTGCTGGTCGGAGAACCTCGACTGGATCCGAGCGGCCGGCACCGGCACCGTCTGGACCTTCACTGTGGTCAGCAAACCCGGCCACCCGGCATGGGAACAGGACACCCCCTACGTCCTGGCCCTGGTCGAACTCGACGAGGGCCCCCGCATGATGACCAATATTATCGACTGCGACCCGGCAACCGTGCACGTCGGCCAGCGGGTGCAGCTCGCACCGAACATCCCTGGATCCGAGCAGCCCCCGCTGCAATTCCACCCCCAAAACTCCCTACCGCGATCCTGA
- a CDS encoding IclR family transcriptional regulator, producing MAEESSGAIRSVERAAALIQAIADAGKSGSRLTDLALATGLSKTTVHRLLGTLTKLGWVELDESRSAYVLGLPLVGIGMAASDRHGFTSLAAPHLNRLAELTSDTVYLTVKTGSQAVCVDRVVGTYPIRAITTQIGERRMLGSCAGSLALLAWAEPDEVDRLLTSIPTTQLSGSALPDPAALPALIQRARTAGFTQAPTTLVPGAEGIGVPIIGGSGTAIAAFSVEAVSPRLSEPRRTHVVEWMKREATVFAQRLQQLDGASNEGTVRKLLQPGTA from the coding sequence ATGGCGGAGGAATCATCCGGAGCGATCCGCAGTGTGGAACGAGCTGCGGCCCTGATTCAGGCGATCGCTGACGCGGGGAAATCGGGCAGCCGGTTAACCGACCTCGCCCTCGCCACCGGGTTGTCGAAGACCACGGTTCACCGATTGCTCGGAACGTTGACCAAGCTGGGATGGGTCGAACTGGACGAATCCCGGTCCGCGTACGTCCTGGGCCTGCCGCTGGTCGGTATCGGGATGGCCGCGTCGGACCGGCATGGTTTCACCAGTCTGGCTGCGCCCCATCTGAACCGGCTCGCGGAGCTGACCAGTGACACCGTGTATCTGACGGTGAAGACCGGCTCCCAGGCGGTTTGCGTCGATCGTGTGGTCGGAACGTATCCGATCAGGGCGATCACCACGCAGATCGGTGAGCGGCGGATGCTCGGCTCGTGTGCGGGCAGCCTTGCTTTGCTCGCCTGGGCCGAGCCCGACGAGGTCGACCGCCTGCTCACCTCGATTCCCACCACCCAACTATCCGGTAGCGCGCTGCCGGATCCGGCCGCATTGCCCGCGCTGATCCAGCGAGCTCGGACGGCCGGCTTCACGCAAGCCCCTACCACGCTGGTGCCCGGAGCCGAGGGAATCGGAGTTCCGATCATCGGCGGCTCGGGGACAGCGATCGCCGCGTTCAGCGTCGAAGCGGTCTCCCCGAGGTTGTCCGAGCCCCGCAGGACCCATGTGGTCGAGTGGATGAAGCGCGAGGCCACCGTCTTCGCGCAACGGCTGCAGCAACTCGATGGCGCCTCGAACGAGGGCACCGTCCGCAAACTTTTGCAACCCGGCACCGCGTGA
- a CDS encoding thiolase family protein has product MSARKLGAIIGAAEVPARRTTPGVSTLEMIAQVSRAAVADAGLTPSAIDGVICGPQVGETPQHVPATIAEYLGLQPRFADVVDLGGAAGAGMVWRAAAAINAGMCETVLCMLGNTREPDRVPRSPNRNPIREFDVPYGASGANQAYAMIAQKHMAEFGTTPEQLANVAVKERANAQLNPDAVFYGKPLTVDDVLSSPMVMSPLRLFETVMPCGGATALVVTSAERAADYPHPPVYLLGAGERVTHRALSQAPNLTTSPLAPAIADAYRMAQVGPSDLDFLSIYDCYSIVVAITAEDAGLCAKGEGGQWVAEHDFSATSSLPVNTNGGQLACGQADLAGGMTHIVEAVRQLRHAGGRRQVAAADLALVTGNGATMSEEVALVLGGANT; this is encoded by the coding sequence ATGAGCGCACGCAAGCTCGGGGCGATCATCGGTGCTGCCGAGGTGCCGGCCCGGCGCACCACCCCCGGCGTCTCCACCCTCGAAATGATCGCGCAAGTGAGCCGGGCCGCGGTCGCCGACGCCGGCCTGACACCGTCCGCGATCGACGGCGTCATCTGCGGCCCCCAAGTCGGCGAGACCCCGCAACACGTGCCTGCCACCATCGCCGAATACCTCGGCTTGCAACCACGATTCGCCGACGTCGTCGACCTGGGCGGTGCCGCCGGCGCCGGGATGGTCTGGCGTGCGGCCGCCGCCATCAACGCCGGCATGTGCGAGACCGTGCTGTGCATGCTGGGCAACACCCGCGAGCCCGACCGGGTGCCCCGATCTCCGAACCGCAACCCGATCCGTGAGTTCGACGTCCCCTACGGTGCCAGCGGCGCGAACCAGGCCTACGCGATGATCGCGCAAAAACACATGGCAGAGTTCGGCACCACCCCCGAGCAACTCGCGAACGTGGCGGTCAAGGAACGCGCGAACGCCCAACTCAACCCGGATGCCGTTTTTTACGGCAAGCCGCTGACCGTAGACGACGTGTTGTCCTCGCCGATGGTGATGTCACCGCTGCGTCTGTTCGAGACGGTCATGCCGTGCGGCGGCGCCACCGCCCTGGTGGTCACCTCCGCCGAGCGGGCCGCCGACTACCCACACCCACCGGTGTATCTACTCGGCGCTGGCGAGCGCGTCACCCACCGCGCCCTGAGCCAGGCACCGAACCTGACCACCTCCCCGCTGGCACCGGCCATCGCCGACGCCTACCGGATGGCGCAGGTAGGCCCGTCCGATCTCGACTTCCTCTCGATCTACGACTGCTACTCCATCGTCGTCGCCATCACCGCCGAAGACGCCGGACTCTGCGCCAAAGGCGAAGGCGGGCAGTGGGTCGCCGAGCACGACTTCTCCGCGACCAGCTCACTTCCGGTGAACACAAATGGGGGCCAATTAGCCTGCGGTCAAGCAGATCTCGCAGGTGGCATGACCCACATCGTCGAAGCGGTGCGGCAGCTGCGGCACGCCGGGGGCCGGCGTCAGGTCGCCGCCGCCGACCTGGCCCTGGTGACCGGCAACGGCGCAACGATGAGCGAGGAAGTCGCACTAGTGCTAGGAGGAGCGAACACATGA
- a CDS encoding MFS transporter: MITAPSTNQQRALIAAVQVLALCVWFSATAVVPSLRSEWGIGSTAAVWLTASVQIGFVAGAVTSTLFNLADRIAPQYLLAASAFGAAVCTALLALFVNNLSAAIPLRFLTGLLLAGVYPVGMKLMASWSESTDRGRAFGVLLGALTLGSALPHLISGLGPLPWRTVMMAAAVLTAIGALIAVLLITPGPHLDTRAITPSARYAITMFRERGPRLANIGYFGHMWELYALWTWMSMFVLAGREQRGTGPVTTTSIIAFAAIGLAGIAGCLLGGWASDRFGRSPAAVTALVISGACCVLSPLFFTAPTGVLLAFLLVWGAAVIADSGVFSTSLSETADSRFVGTALTAQTAIGFLLTVVTIQLVPVAADLTGWRYAFLLLAPGPLIGAVAMAALRARTTPATNSQHSSKEEHHDQHLDPPHPDSWPDRGALPHRR, encoded by the coding sequence ATGATCACCGCGCCGTCGACCAATCAGCAACGCGCCCTCATCGCCGCCGTGCAGGTGCTGGCATTGTGTGTCTGGTTCTCCGCCACCGCAGTGGTCCCCAGCCTGCGGTCGGAGTGGGGCATCGGGTCGACGGCCGCGGTCTGGCTGACCGCCTCGGTGCAGATCGGATTCGTCGCCGGGGCGGTCACCTCCACCCTGTTCAACCTTGCCGACCGGATCGCGCCCCAGTACCTGCTTGCCGCCAGCGCATTCGGTGCCGCAGTGTGCACTGCCCTGTTGGCCCTATTCGTAAATAACCTCTCGGCGGCAATCCCGCTGAGATTTCTCACCGGGCTCCTGCTCGCAGGTGTCTACCCGGTCGGCATGAAACTCATGGCCTCCTGGTCGGAATCGACCGACCGGGGCCGTGCGTTCGGGGTGCTGCTCGGAGCCCTCACCCTCGGTTCTGCTCTGCCCCACCTGATCAGCGGACTCGGCCCGCTGCCCTGGAGGACGGTGATGATGGCCGCGGCCGTCCTCACCGCAATCGGTGCCCTCATCGCCGTCCTCCTCATCACACCCGGCCCGCACCTCGACACCCGGGCAATCACCCCCAGCGCGCGGTACGCGATCACCATGTTCCGCGAACGCGGACCCCGGCTGGCGAATATCGGCTACTTCGGACACATGTGGGAGCTCTACGCCTTGTGGACCTGGATGTCGATGTTCGTCCTCGCCGGCCGCGAACAACGCGGCACCGGCCCGGTCACCACCACCAGCATCATCGCGTTCGCCGCGATCGGTCTCGCCGGCATCGCCGGTTGCCTGCTCGGCGGGTGGGCATCGGACCGGTTCGGCCGCTCCCCCGCCGCAGTGACGGCACTGGTGATCAGCGGCGCCTGCTGTGTCCTGTCCCCGTTGTTCTTCACTGCACCGACCGGTGTGCTCCTCGCGTTTCTGCTGGTGTGGGGTGCCGCCGTGATCGCCGACTCCGGGGTGTTCTCCACCTCGCTCAGCGAAACCGCCGACTCCCGATTCGTCGGCACCGCCCTCACCGCGCAGACAGCGATCGGGTTCCTGCTCACCGTCGTAACGATCCAACTCGTCCCCGTCGCCGCCGACCTCACCGGTTGGCGCTACGCCTTCCTGCTCCTCGCCCCCGGACCGCTGATCGGCGCCGTGGCGATGGCAGCTCTGCGTGCTCGCACCACCCCCGCTACCAACTCCCAACACAGTTCCAAGGAGGAACACCATGACCAACACCTCGACCCGCCGCACCCCGACAGTTGGCCAGACCGCGGAGCTCTCCCGCACCGTCGGTGA
- a CDS encoding enoyl-CoA hydratase: MSQASAATAVQMSVEDTIGYITLTEPQRRNPLSVRTMRSFLQALTDLSANPAVRVIIVRALGPAFSAGHDLTEVLGRSLDQEREIFATCTKMMQTIHQVRQPVIASVQGSALAAGCQLVASCDLAIASTAARFGTPGVKIGLFCSTPMVALTRAIGRKQAMRMLLTGEMIDATTAMQWGLVNEVTTPETLDTVTRTMAQTIANASAMTLSTGKDAFYRQIDLAEDDAYQAMQEVMAVNAVTCDAQEGISAFLGKREPQWQDR, translated from the coding sequence ATGTCACAGGCTTCGGCTGCCACCGCTGTCCAGATGTCCGTCGAGGACACCATCGGGTACATCACCTTGACCGAACCGCAGCGCCGAAACCCGCTGTCGGTGAGAACGATGCGATCGTTCCTGCAGGCACTGACCGATCTGTCGGCGAATCCCGCCGTGCGGGTCATCATCGTTCGCGCCCTCGGGCCCGCGTTCTCCGCCGGCCACGACCTGACCGAGGTGCTCGGCCGATCCTTGGATCAAGAACGGGAGATCTTTGCCACGTGCACGAAGATGATGCAGACGATTCACCAGGTGCGCCAGCCGGTGATCGCCTCGGTTCAAGGCAGCGCCCTGGCGGCCGGATGCCAACTCGTCGCCTCGTGCGACCTCGCAATCGCCTCGACCGCAGCCCGCTTCGGAACCCCCGGAGTGAAGATCGGACTGTTCTGTTCGACACCGATGGTCGCCCTGACCCGGGCGATCGGCCGCAAACAGGCAATGCGGATGCTGCTGACCGGGGAAATGATCGACGCGACGACCGCCATGCAGTGGGGACTGGTCAACGAGGTCACCACCCCCGAAACGCTCGATACCGTCACGCGGACGATGGCGCAAACGATCGCGAACGCCAGTGCGATGACCCTGAGCACTGGAAAGGACGCGTTCTACCGTCAGATCGATCTGGCCGAGGACGACGCCTATCAGGCGATGCAGGAAGTCATGGCGGTCAATGCGGTCACCTGCGATGCCCAGGAGGGTATTTCCGCGTTTCTGGGCAAACGCGAACCCCAGTGGCAGGACCGCTGA
- the trxA gene encoding thioredoxin — MATQSLTQRTFDDVVASNDVVIVDFWASWCGPCRAFAPTFEASSDKHPDVVFAKVDTEAEPGLAAAANIRSIPTVMAYREGVLVFNQAGMLPPEALDDLVAQVKGLDMGEVRRKVVEQATATK, encoded by the coding sequence GTGGCCACCCAGAGTCTCACTCAGCGCACGTTCGACGATGTCGTCGCGAGCAACGATGTTGTCATCGTCGACTTCTGGGCGTCGTGGTGCGGCCCGTGCCGCGCCTTCGCCCCCACCTTCGAAGCCTCCTCGGACAAGCACCCGGACGTGGTGTTCGCCAAGGTCGATACCGAGGCCGAGCCAGGTCTTGCCGCGGCCGCGAACATCCGGTCCATCCCGACCGTGATGGCTTACCGGGAAGGAGTCCTGGTCTTCAATCAGGCCGGCATGCTTCCGCCCGAGGCGCTCGACGATCTGGTCGCCCAGGTCAAGGGCCTCGACATGGGCGAGGTTCGCCGGAAGGTCGTCGAGCAGGCAACCGCAACGAAGTAG
- a CDS encoding MaoC family dehydratase gives MTNTSTRRTPTVGQTAELSRTVGDNDIALFTEISGDRNPLHYDQAAAEASRFGEIVVQGGITSAILNAVVAEELPGPGTVFLNVNWAFKAPVRPGDTITGRVEVTAAREDKPITELKTTVTRDDGTVVLDGTAVCYTMDLANGAGQ, from the coding sequence ATGACCAACACCTCGACCCGCCGCACCCCGACAGTTGGCCAGACCGCGGAGCTCTCCCGCACCGTCGGTGACAACGACATCGCCCTGTTCACCGAGATCAGCGGCGACCGCAACCCCCTGCACTACGACCAGGCTGCCGCCGAGGCATCCCGGTTCGGGGAAATCGTCGTACAAGGCGGCATCACCAGCGCCATCCTCAACGCCGTTGTCGCCGAGGAACTCCCCGGCCCGGGCACGGTGTTCCTGAACGTGAACTGGGCGTTCAAGGCACCGGTACGACCCGGCGACACCATCACCGGCCGGGTCGAAGTCACCGCGGCACGTGAGGACAAGCCGATCACCGAACTCAAGACCACCGTCACCCGCGACGACGGCACCGTCGTCCTCGACGGCACCGCGGTCTGCTACACCATGGACCTCGCCAACGGAGCCGGCCAGTGA
- a CDS encoding thiolase family protein — translation MTPDRSPVLVSLARTPVGKFGGALAHLSALDLGAAAVHAALEPLDRQISIDHTFLGNVVQAGNGQNPARVAAIHGGVPTTVPGTTINDVCLASVTATGMAASMIRGGEIDTALVGGFESMSRALHGVQVRAAAKVGHGGLVDLLVNDGLWCAVSDSGMGEISDQANREHGITRADQDEFACASHRRATAATESGRFKQEIRALTDILDADEGIRPGSTVTKLATLRPAFTEGGTITAGNASQMSDAAAAGVLMSLGVADSLGLDPLVEVVDRVVVAGPDPSLHLKPAVAARVLLDRNGLSIGDIGLWEINEAFAGVVLASARDLGIDLDRVNVNGGAIALGHPLAASGFRILMTLATEMRLRQREFGVATICGGGGQGQALLLRLPQH, via the coding sequence GTGACCCCCGACCGTTCCCCCGTCCTGGTCTCACTGGCCCGCACGCCCGTCGGCAAATTCGGCGGCGCACTCGCGCACCTGTCGGCGCTCGACCTCGGCGCCGCAGCCGTGCACGCAGCGCTCGAACCCCTCGACCGGCAGATCAGTATCGACCACACCTTCCTCGGCAACGTCGTCCAGGCCGGCAACGGGCAGAACCCCGCCCGGGTGGCCGCGATCCACGGCGGCGTTCCCACCACCGTTCCGGGTACCACGATCAACGACGTCTGCCTGGCCTCGGTGACCGCGACCGGAATGGCCGCTTCGATGATCCGGGGTGGCGAGATCGACACCGCCCTTGTCGGGGGCTTCGAATCGATGAGCCGCGCCCTGCACGGCGTGCAGGTGCGGGCCGCAGCGAAGGTGGGGCACGGCGGACTGGTTGATCTGCTGGTCAACGACGGATTGTGGTGCGCGGTCTCCGATTCCGGCATGGGCGAGATCTCCGACCAGGCGAACCGAGAGCACGGCATCACCCGTGCGGACCAGGACGAGTTCGCGTGCGCCAGCCACCGCCGGGCGACCGCGGCCACCGAGTCCGGGCGGTTCAAACAAGAGATCCGCGCGTTGACCGACATCCTCGACGCGGACGAGGGTATCCGTCCCGGCAGTACCGTCACCAAACTCGCGACCCTGCGCCCGGCGTTCACCGAGGGTGGCACCATCACCGCGGGAAATGCCTCGCAGATGTCCGACGCCGCGGCGGCCGGTGTGCTGATGTCCCTTGGTGTTGCCGACTCGCTCGGACTGGACCCGCTGGTCGAGGTCGTCGACCGGGTTGTCGTCGCCGGCCCCGACCCGTCGCTGCACCTCAAACCCGCGGTCGCCGCCCGCGTTCTACTCGACCGGAACGGTCTGAGCATCGGCGATATCGGGCTGTGGGAAATCAACGAGGCCTTCGCCGGAGTCGTACTCGCCTCCGCCCGCGATCTCGGCATCGACCTCGACCGAGTCAACGTCAACGGTGGCGCGATCGCCCTCGGCCACCCCCTGGCGGCCTCCGGGTTCCGGATTCTGATGACTCTCGCCACCGAAATGCGATTGCGGCAACGGGAATTCGGAGTTGCCACCATCTGCGGGGGTGGCGGCCAGGGGCAAGCCCTTCTACTGCGGCTCCCACAGCACTAA
- a CDS encoding MFS transporter, with protein MTTSTPATSSADMQRRARLGSFIGTTIEWYDFYLYGTAAALVFPHLFFPSYSPLTGTLLALLTYSAGFIARPLGGVIMGHFGDRIGRKAMLVSSLMIMGVATTLIGVLPTFAVAGIWAPILLLVLRIVQGFGVGGEWGGAVLVAVEHAPPSRRGLFGAWPQAGVPAGLLLANGVFMTLTLTLSDEAFMTWGWRVGFLASSVMIAIGLLIRLKMEETPDFQKAKDDGHIAKFPIVEVFRKQWKQVLLAVGIKMSQNAIFYIITVFALTYVTTVLELPRSVALIGVLAASVVSMFTILFFGRLSDEYGRRRVYLIGAVLSALFAFPFFLLMDTKSSLLIWASIVIGLVFHDLMYGPQAAFMSELFEPELRYTGASVGYQVASLLAGGLSPVLAVLLLGLADNRPWPVALYMVGLSVITIIATFFSPETHRGNRSRGNPGSADFPSAGQSDVHDAGNVLTSRS; from the coding sequence ATGACCACCTCCACCCCCGCAACCTCGAGCGCCGACATGCAACGGCGGGCGCGCCTGGGCAGCTTCATCGGCACCACGATCGAGTGGTACGACTTCTACCTCTACGGCACCGCGGCCGCATTGGTCTTCCCGCATCTGTTCTTCCCCTCCTACTCCCCACTGACCGGCACACTGCTGGCGCTGCTGACCTACTCGGCCGGATTCATCGCCCGCCCCCTCGGCGGGGTGATCATGGGGCACTTCGGTGACCGCATCGGCCGCAAGGCGATGCTGGTGTCCTCCCTGATGATCATGGGTGTCGCCACCACCCTCATCGGGGTGCTCCCGACCTTCGCGGTCGCCGGGATATGGGCGCCGATCCTGCTGCTCGTCCTCCGCATCGTGCAGGGCTTCGGTGTCGGCGGCGAATGGGGCGGCGCCGTCCTGGTCGCGGTCGAACACGCACCCCCGAGTCGGCGCGGTTTGTTCGGCGCATGGCCACAGGCCGGTGTCCCTGCCGGACTGCTGCTGGCCAACGGGGTCTTCATGACCCTGACGCTGACCCTGTCCGACGAAGCGTTCATGACCTGGGGTTGGCGCGTGGGGTTCCTCGCCTCCTCCGTGATGATCGCGATCGGCCTGCTGATCCGGTTGAAGATGGAAGAGACCCCCGACTTCCAGAAGGCCAAGGACGACGGGCACATCGCGAAATTCCCGATCGTCGAGGTGTTCCGCAAGCAGTGGAAGCAGGTGCTCCTCGCCGTCGGAATCAAGATGTCACAGAACGCGATCTTCTACATCATCACCGTCTTCGCCCTGACCTACGTCACCACCGTCCTAGAACTCCCCCGCTCGGTTGCCCTCATCGGTGTCCTCGCAGCCTCGGTGGTCAGCATGTTCACCATCCTGTTCTTCGGTCGCCTGTCCGACGAGTACGGTCGCCGCCGGGTGTATCTGATCGGCGCGGTCCTCTCGGCGCTGTTCGCGTTCCCGTTCTTCCTGCTCATGGACACCAAGAGCTCCCTGCTGATCTGGGCGTCGATCGTGATCGGGCTGGTCTTCCACGACCTCATGTACGGCCCGCAGGCGGCGTTCATGTCGGAGCTGTTCGAACCTGAACTCCGGTACACCGGAGCCTCGGTCGGCTACCAGGTGGCCTCCCTGCTCGCCGGTGGACTGTCCCCGGTTCTGGCGGTGCTGCTGCTCGGGCTCGCCGACAACCGTCCCTGGCCGGTTGCCCTGTACATGGTGGGGCTGAGCGTGATCACCATCATCGCCACGTTCTTCTCCCCGGAAACCCACCGCGGAAACCGTAGTCGCGGAAACCCAGGCTCCGCCGACTTCCCTTCCGCCGGCCAGTCGGATGTGCACGATGCCGGCAATGTCCTGACCAGCCGGTCCTGA
- a CDS encoding AMP-binding protein encodes MTTTPLSDIDHLVWRPGQLELDRSRILAFAQQVGCADVDELGAAANEDPGWFWSYVADWLQLEWQREPTSVFDQLDAPHNTKWFPGGALNITDNAVDRWIRAGRGNDTALSWELEDGSSGRWTFSQLSLEIDRVARGLIDAGIGFGDTVGIQLPMVREAAVAQLACAKIGAISVPIFSGFGTAAVIDRLRIAGAKAHIMSSGFHRRGREVAIPADLPTALADLGTLTTTIVVPLLAHTLPVDLPGPVHWDELGTGTTEEPVAAAECPTDHPMLIAFTSGTTGAPKGVVLGHAGFAVKAGSDAAFSFDIGPGDVSTWITDPGWIMSPIIVLGGLIAGSAVALYAGTPDWPDTDRIWNMVRELGVTMMGVSPTLIRSLMDKDTHPEVPIDTGQLRVLASSGEAWTPDAYEWLYSRVGGGHIPIINYSGGTEVSGAILSNTTAQPIHPCGFAGPLPGMGADIVDSDGRSLGRGLGELALRQPSPGMPLTFWANPDRYYSTYWNRWDGTWYHGDWVEVDNNDIWYVRGRSDDTLKIAGKRLGPAEVESVVNGIDQVVESAAIGVPDDIKGEALVVFARVAEAKQGEHAELPATIAAEVGRQLGKPLTPKQVHIVDSLPRTRSGKILRRVIRAVYLGNPSGDTSSLDDPAALDLIRNLS; translated from the coding sequence GTGACCACTACTCCCTTGTCGGACATCGATCATCTGGTGTGGCGGCCTGGTCAACTCGAACTTGATCGCAGTCGAATCCTGGCCTTTGCCCAGCAGGTCGGGTGCGCGGATGTCGACGAGCTGGGTGCGGCGGCGAATGAGGACCCCGGGTGGTTCTGGAGCTACGTCGCAGACTGGCTCCAACTCGAATGGCAGCGCGAACCAACCAGCGTGTTCGACCAACTCGATGCCCCGCACAACACCAAGTGGTTTCCCGGTGGGGCGCTGAACATCACCGACAACGCGGTCGACCGCTGGATCCGAGCCGGACGAGGCAACGACACCGCCCTGTCCTGGGAGCTCGAGGACGGCAGCAGCGGACGGTGGACATTCTCCCAGCTTTCCCTCGAGATTGACCGGGTTGCAAGGGGATTGATCGACGCTGGCATCGGGTTCGGGGACACCGTCGGCATACAATTGCCGATGGTGCGCGAAGCCGCGGTCGCGCAACTGGCCTGCGCGAAGATCGGGGCGATCTCGGTCCCGATCTTCTCCGGTTTCGGCACGGCGGCGGTAATCGATCGATTGCGCATCGCCGGTGCGAAGGCCCACATCATGTCCAGTGGGTTCCACCGCCGCGGCCGTGAGGTCGCAATACCGGCTGATCTGCCCACCGCCCTCGCCGACCTCGGGACTCTGACCACCACAATCGTGGTCCCATTGCTGGCGCACACGCTGCCTGTTGATCTGCCCGGACCGGTGCACTGGGACGAGTTGGGCACCGGCACCACCGAGGAGCCCGTCGCCGCCGCCGAGTGCCCCACCGATCACCCGATGCTCATCGCATTCACCTCTGGCACCACCGGGGCACCGAAGGGTGTGGTGCTCGGTCACGCCGGGTTCGCCGTCAAGGCCGGTAGCGATGCCGCGTTCAGCTTCGATATCGGTCCGGGCGACGTGTCGACCTGGATCACCGATCCGGGCTGGATCATGAGCCCGATCATCGTGCTCGGTGGTCTGATCGCCGGTAGCGCCGTCGCTCTCTACGCCGGCACCCCGGACTGGCCGGACACCGACCGCATCTGGAACATGGTCCGCGAACTCGGCGTGACCATGATGGGAGTCTCCCCGACCCTCATCCGGTCGCTGATGGACAAGGACACCCACCCCGAGGTGCCGATCGACACCGGCCAGTTGCGGGTGCTGGCCTCGAGCGGTGAGGCCTGGACCCCGGATGCGTACGAGTGGCTCTACTCCCGAGTCGGCGGTGGGCACATCCCGATCATCAACTACAGCGGCGGAACCGAAGTGTCGGGGGCCATCCTGTCGAACACCACCGCACAACCCATCCACCCCTGCGGGTTCGCCGGACCCTTGCCCGGAATGGGTGCGGACATCGTCGACAGCGACGGCCGCAGTCTCGGTCGCGGGCTCGGTGAACTGGCCCTACGGCAGCCGTCCCCGGGGATGCCGCTGACCTTCTGGGCCAACCCCGACCGCTACTACAGCACCTACTGGAACCGGTGGGACGGCACCTGGTACCACGGCGACTGGGTCGAGGTCGATAACAACGACATTTGGTACGTGCGCGGCCGCAGCGACGACACCCTCAAGATCGCCGGCAAACGATTGGGCCCGGCGGAGGTCGAATCCGTCGTCAACGGCATCGACCAGGTCGTCGAGTCCGCCGCGATCGGCGTCCCCGACGACATCAAGGGCGAAGCACTGGTGGTGTTCGCCCGGGTCGCCGAAGCCAAGCAGGGTGAGCACGCCGAGCTGCCGGCCACCATCGCCGCCGAAGTCGGACGGCAACTCGGAAAACCTCTGACCCCCAAGCAGGTGCACATCGTCGACTCCCTTCCCCGCACCCGCAGCGGGAAAATCCTGCGCCGGGTGATCCGGGCGGTCTACCTCGGCAACCCCTCCGGTGACACGTCCTCCCTCGACGATCCCGCCGCCCTCGATCTGATCAGGAACCTGTCATGA
- a CDS encoding carboxymuconolactone decarboxylase family protein has translation MPTPHNHRHSPLGADLAPEMGSALAAYNAAVFTGPGEIPRKYKELIGIAVALTTQCEACIRFHTEDAVALGASEQELAEVTYIAAAMRAGGAVVHGMKALSVAARAAKPLASTEA, from the coding sequence ATGCCTACACCGCACAACCATCGTCACTCCCCACTCGGCGCCGACCTGGCACCGGAGATGGGGTCCGCACTGGCCGCCTACAATGCGGCCGTCTTCACCGGACCCGGTGAAATCCCGCGGAAGTACAAAGAACTCATCGGTATCGCGGTTGCGTTGACGACGCAATGCGAAGCCTGCATTCGGTTCCACACCGAGGATGCGGTCGCGCTCGGCGCATCCGAGCAGGAACTCGCCGAGGTCACCTATATCGCGGCAGCGATGCGCGCCGGCGGTGCCGTCGTCCATGGCATGAAGGCGTTATCCGTCGCCGCACGTGCCGCGAAGCCGCTGGCCTCGACCGAGGCCTAG